The DNA segment CTGCTACTAAATCTTCTGTGATGATGGCTTCGGTATGACGGGAACCATATTCGTTAATATGAGCGATCGCATCTTCTATTGAGTCTACTATTTTAATCGCTAAAATAAAATCACTGTATTCTGTTTCCCAGTCTGTATCTGTGGCTTTGGCAATATTTGGTAATATTTCTAAGGTGCGTTGATCACCTTTTAATTCCACATCAACTAGTTGCAAAGATTCCGCAATTTTTGGTAAAAATTCTGCGGCTATGGATTGGTGAACTAACAAAGTTTCAATGGCATTACAAGCAGCAGCATATTGAATTTTAGCATCAACGGTAATTTTAATGGCTTTAGCAATATCAGCCGTTTTATCTATATAAAGATGACAAATTCCTTCCGCGTGTCCTAATACGGGAATCCGAGTATTATCCTGGACAAACTGTACAAAGGAATTGGAACCTCTGGGAATAATTAAGTCTACATATTTGTCTAAATTTAAAAGTTCTACGGTTTCTTCTCTAGTGGTTAATAACTCCACTGCCTCTGAATTAACCGCAGTTTGAGATAATCCTTGTTTAATAGCTTTAACTATGGCTTCACAAGAATGAATCGCTTCTTTTCCACCTTTGAGAATTACACCATTACCTGATTTAATTGCCAGTGAAACAATTTGAATTGCTGCTTCTGGACGAGCTTCAAAAATAATCCCCAACACGCCCAAGGGACAAGTTATGCGTTTGAGAACTAAACCTGTATCCAGTTCGCGGTGAATCTGCACCTGTCCCACTGGATCTGCTAGTTTAGCCAAGTCTCGCACTCCCGCGATCGCATCCCTTAATTTATGTTCATCTAACTGCAAGCGTTTATAAAGTGGTTTGGCAATTCCTTCGGCAGATGCGGCTTGACAATCAGCCATATTTGCTGCCAAAATTTCATCCTTGGCTGATTCTAAAGCTTGGGCGATCGCTTCTAAGGCTTGATTTTTCGCTTCAGTGTCCAGAAGTGCCAATTTACTAGCACAGGCGCGGGTTTCTTGTGCGATCGCCATTAAGGGAGAAGCATCTTGAATCATAGTCATGTCAAAAAACTTGGCTTTTTTTTATTCTATCAAGCTTAGTAATCTGAATTAAACAAGACTTAGGCAAAATTATGAAAAAACGTTCGCGCAGCGTATGCCCCCAGGGCTTTAGGAAACAAAGAACACAAAGGAAAGAAGGTTTCACCAGAGTCATTGCGTAAGTACTATTAAATAACATCTTGATCTCCCCTCTCCTTGCTAAGGGCTGGGGGTGAGGTTCTATGTTTAATACTTGTGAAGTTTCCGTAATTCCGATGTCGAGGGCTGGATCTATTGAGTATTGATGGATAAAATACCACTCCTTTGCAAAGGGGATACTATTTGACATACTCACCGCCCTTAAAGTGCGGTGATTCTTGACGACTCACTGCAACTTGCTACCGGAGTAGTCTGATAGTCGCTCCTCGTCCATTTAAGGTCGTGCCGATGACCCATGCCGACCATTTCTATATTTTTAGAAGCATTTTCGTCCCTGTCCTGTTCAGCATTGCAATTTAAACACAGCACTGAACGGATAGAAAGATCCACTTTACCCCACCTATACCCACAACAAGAACAAGTCTGACTAGTGGGTTCCCATCGGTTAATGACTCTGAAATCACGATGAAGTTTTTCAGCTTTAGCCTCGCAAAATACCCGGAATTCTCGCCATCCCTGTAAACTAATTGCTCTTGCCAGTTTACGATTTCTGACCATTCCTGACACATTCAAATCTTCCAAAACAATTGCTTGGTTGTCGCTAACTACTTTAGTTGATAGTTTGTGTAGGAAATCTTGACGAGTATCCGCAATTTCATTATGCAGTTTAGCAATTTGAATTCGGGTTTTATTTCTACGCCTTGAGTCCTTTTGCTGTCGGGCTAATTGGCGCTGCTTGCGCCGAATTTGTTGATCCAACCTTGAGTAATCAGGGCTAATAGCTTTATCCCCGTTACTCATTACAGCAAAAGTTTTTATCCCTAAATCAATACCAATGCTTTGGTTCTTGGCATCAATTTGAATAGGTTCAATTTCTACTACAAAGCTCAAAAAATAGCGGTTAGCATAGTCTTTTACGACAGTACAAGAAGTAGGTGCAGAAGGTAGTTGTCTAGACCAGATGGGCTTAACATTGCCGATTTTTGCCAGATACACCTGATTACCTTTGACTGAGAATCCGCCGATTCTAAAACGTGCAGATTGTTGGTTTGTCTTTTTCTTGAATTTTGGGCTACCAACTTTTTTGCCTTTGCGCTTACCCTTAAGGGAATCGAAAAAGTTTTTGTAAGCAACCCCTAAATCAGCTACCGATTGTTGCAACGGGATGTTGGAAACATCAGATAACCACGAACGTTCATCAGTCTTTTTAGCCTGGGTAATCACCAACTTTTGCAAGTGGTTGTTGCTTGGCAGTTTCTCGGATTTTTTACAGATAGCCAAAGCATCATTCCAAACTACGCGCACACAACCAAACAACTGAGCTAGAAGCCGTTGCTGTTGATTTGTTGGGTAGAATCGGAACTTATATCTGGCTTTCACTATTTTTTCTTCAAAACTGCTAGTATTGTATATCATATGAAAATACAATGCTATGAACAAAAGTGTATTTTTTCGATTAACCGAGGAAGAATTGGCGCATCTCGAAAGTTACTGCCAGGTGACTCAGAGAACGAAATCTGATGTACTTAGAGATTTGATTAGAAAACTGAAAACAAATAAAAAGCCGTCCTAGAAGGACGGGGCTTGTATCCCATTATTTTCGGTCAAGTCTCCCCTCTCCTTAGTAAGCTACCGTGTACACAAAAATGATTTGGGCAGTCAAAATTATGTTTTGTAGGGTGTCTTGTCGCGTAGCGCAACGCACCATTCAAGATTATCGGTGCGTTAGGACTAAAGTCCATAACGCACCCTACCCAAATAAAAGGTTTTTGGACTATCGCTTCGTCGATGACAATAATAAATAGGCACAAGGAATAAAGTAAAGGGCGAGAATGGTTGCACCACCCACACCACCGGCAATCACCACTGCCAGAGGAGGCCAAAATCCACCGCCGCCGAGAATGAGGGGGATAAAGCCTGCCATTGTCGTGAATGTGGTTGTGAGGACATGGCGCGTAGTGTGGATGACGGTTTCCACGATCGCTGGGCGATCTCCCTTCTGGGCTAGGGGATCACTCTTCACGGCAGTGAGAACGGTAATCGCATCATTAACCGCGACTCCAATCAGTCCCACTGTACCAATAATGGGATTGAAGCCAAAGGGATAGCCGAACAGCCAAACTGATAATCCGCCTAAACCAATGGCAAGAATCGCCACAATGCCAATCAAACCCGCAAGGGCGAAGGAATTCATCGAAAGTACAAGAGTTACCACTAAGGCAATTCCTAGCACAATGCCATAGCCAAGTAGTCCCCCAGTGGCACTGTTACGTTCTGCTTCTTCACCACCAAATTCCAGGTTATAGCCTTGGGGTAGGGAGAACGAGTTTTGCAAACGTTGGCGAAAATCAGCCAGAGCGTTGGCAGGTAAGGTTCCTGCGGTGAGATAGCCCTGGACGGTGCTGACTCTAAGACCGTTTTTGCGAGTGATGGCGGCATTTTTAGGGATTAAACTCAGTTTGCCAATGGTTTCTAAGGGAATGTAGCCGTTGCGATCGCTCGGCAGCAGATTCACCGATTGCAATTGGCTCAAGTCAGCGCGAGCATCGCTATTACTCAGACGCACTCGGACAGGCACTTCTTCGGTATCTTCTAAAATCGTGCCACCAGTTACCCCTTCGATGATGACTTGCAATTGCCGTGCAGTTTCTCGACGGCTTAAACCTCGCGATCGCGCTTCTGGTTCGTCAATTTCCAGGGCGAGTTGAGGAAGCACATCGTTCAGGCGACTGCGAATGTGAGTAATGGTAGGAACTTCTGCCAAAATAGAACGGAGTTCCTCACTTAATTGTTGCAGGCGATCAACATCAGAGCCGTAAATTCGTAACTCAATCGGGGCTTCAAAAGGTGGTCCCTGTTCAAACAACCGCACCAAAGCACGAGCATTCGGAAAGGCGCTGTTAAATTCCGTTTGCAGTTGGCGAATGAAGCGATCGCCAGCAATGCCATTCATCTGCACAATCGCCCCAGCAAAACTGCTCTCGTTTTCCCGATTAGTCAGTTGGTTGTAATAGACTTTCGGCGCACTCTTGCCCAAGAACCAATACACTTGTTGAACTTCAGAATGACTGCGTAAGGTGGCTTCTACCTCTTGTGTCAACTGCTGAATTTGCGTTAGAGAACTGGTAGGAGGCAATTCTAACTCCACTATGAACTGTTCGCGATCAGCAGCCGGAAAGAATTGTAAACTTAAAGTAGTCATGAGGGTAAACCCCAGTACAGGAAAAATTAACGTCAAGGCGATCGCACGTTTGGGATACCTCAACGACCACTGCAAAGAACGACGATACCAAGCGC comes from the Nodularia sp. NIES-3585 genome and includes:
- a CDS encoding glutamate-5-semialdehyde dehydrogenase; the protein is MTMIQDASPLMAIAQETRACASKLALLDTEAKNQALEAIAQALESAKDEILAANMADCQAASAEGIAKPLYKRLQLDEHKLRDAIAGVRDLAKLADPVGQVQIHRELDTGLVLKRITCPLGVLGIIFEARPEAAIQIVSLAIKSGNGVILKGGKEAIHSCEAIVKAIKQGLSQTAVNSEAVELLTTREETVELLNLDKYVDLIIPRGSNSFVQFVQDNTRIPVLGHAEGICHLYIDKTADIAKAIKITVDAKIQYAAACNAIETLLVHQSIAAEFLPKIAESLQLVDVELKGDQRTLEILPNIAKATDTDWETEYSDFILAIKIVDSIEDAIAHINEYGSRHTEAIITEDLVAVETFFGLVNAAGVFHNCSTRFADGFRYGFGAEVGISTQQMPPRGPVGLEGLITYKYQMTGDGHIVATYTGKNAKSFTHQDLG
- a CDS encoding RNA-guided endonuclease TnpB family protein yields the protein MKARYKFRFYPTNQQQRLLAQLFGCVRVVWNDALAICKKSEKLPSNNHLQKLVITQAKKTDERSWLSDVSNIPLQQSVADLGVAYKNFFDSLKGKRKGKKVGSPKFKKKTNQQSARFRIGGFSVKGNQVYLAKIGNVKPIWSRQLPSAPTSCTVVKDYANRYFLSFVVEIEPIQIDAKNQSIGIDLGIKTFAVMSNGDKAISPDYSRLDQQIRRKQRQLARQQKDSRRRNKTRIQIAKLHNEIADTRQDFLHKLSTKVVSDNQAIVLEDLNVSGMVRNRKLARAISLQGWREFRVFCEAKAEKLHRDFRVINRWEPTSQTCSCCGYRWGKVDLSIRSVLCLNCNAEQDRDENASKNIEMVGMGHRHDLKWTRSDYQTTPVASCSESSRITAL
- a CDS encoding ribbon-helix-helix protein, CopG family, with protein sequence MNKSVFFRLTEEELAHLESYCQVTQRTKSDVLRDLIRKLKTNKKPS